A single region of the Lacerta agilis isolate rLacAgi1 chromosome 9, rLacAgi1.pri, whole genome shotgun sequence genome encodes:
- the LOC117053149 gene encoding 40S ribosomal protein S25-like — translation MPPKDNKKKKDAGKLAKKDKDNINKSGGKAKKKKMKATYDKLCKEVPNYKLITPVVVSEMLKIRGSLARAEIQELLSKGLIKLVSKHRAHQVIYTRNTGGGGVMH, via the exons ATGCCACCAAAGgacaataagaagaagaaggatgCGGGCAAGTTGGCCAAGAAGGACAAGGACAACATCAACAAGTCTGGTGGAaaagccaagaagaagaaaatgaaag CTACTTATGACAAGCTGTGCAAGGAGGTGCCAAACTACAAACTCATCACACCTGTTGTGGTCTCTGAAATGCTGAAGATTCGAGGCTCCTTGGCTAGAGCCGAGATCCAGGAGCTTCTCAGCAAAGGCCTAATCAAACTGGTGTCCAAGCACAGAGCCCACCAGGTCATCTACACCcgaaacaccgggggggggggggtgatgcactAG
- the LOC117052581 gene encoding cytochrome P450 1A5, with product MKAVLLGSQSIMSPSEILLAIALFCLLLVVIKSFRQQIPQGLKQLPGPRAYPLIGNVLELQKDPHLALTQMSQRYGDVMQIHLGTRPVLVLSGLETIKQALIKQGEDFSGRPDLYSFRYIGDGQSLSFGRDSGEVWRARRKLAQNALKAFSSTCLLEEHVSKEADYLVMKFQELMDEKESFDPYRYLVVSVANVICAMCFGKRYSHEDQELLSMVNVSNEFGLAAASGNPADFIPVLQYLPSRTMKAFKDLNQRFTAFVLKIVKDHYMSFDKENIRDITDSLINHCQDKKLDENANILLSDQKIVSIVSDLFGAGFDTVTTALSWSLMYLATFPEIQKKMQEEIDQTIGRERKPRLSDRSTLPYTEAFILEMFRHSSFLPFTIPHCTTRDTALNGFYIPKDLCIFVNQWQVNHDPKLWRDPSTFNPERFLTADGTGVNRAESEKVLTFGLGKRRCIGENVGKGEVFLFLTTLVQKLELSVCSGKTVDLTPQYGLTMKHKECEHFQIRQRF from the exons ATGAAGGCAGTGCTGTTGGGTAGCCAAAGCATTATGTCTCCTTCAGAAATCCTCCTGGCCATTGCGCTTTTCTGCCTGCTCCTGGTTGTCATCAAATCCTTCCGGCAGCAGATCCCTCAGGGGCTGAAGCAGCTCCCGGGGCCGAGGGCATACCCGCTGATCGGCAATGTCCTGGAGCTTCAGAAGGACCCTCACCTGGCCTTGACTCAGATGAGCCAGAGATACGGGGATGTGATGCAGATCCATCTAGGCACAAGGCCAGTGCTGGTCCTGAGCGGGCTTGAAACTATCAAGCAAGCCCTGATTAAGCAAGGAGAAGACTTCTCGGGGCGCCCTGACCTCTACAGCTTCCGGTACATTGGGGATGGCCAGAGCTTGTCCTTCGGCAGGGATTCAGGGGAAGTGTGGCGAGCGCGCAGGAAGCTGGCCCAGAATGCCCTGAAGGCCTTCTCCTCCACTTGTCTGTTGGAGGAGCACGTCTCCAAAGAGGCAGACTACCTTGTCATGAAGTTCCAGGAGCTGATGGATGAGAAAGAGAGCTTTGACCCCTACCGGTACCTGGTGGTCTCTGTGGCCAACGTAATCTGTGCCATGTGCTTTGGGAAACGTTATAGCCATGAAGACCAGGAACTGCTCAGTATGGTGAACGTGAGCAATGAGTTTGGGCTGGCTGCTGCTTCCGGGAACCCGGCAGACTTCATCCCTGTCCTCCAGTATCTTCCCAGCCGCACCATGAAGGCCTTCAAGGACCTCAACCAGCGCTTCACTGCATTTGTGCTGAAGATAGTTAAGGACCATTACATGAGCTTTGacaag GAGAACATCAGAGACATTACTGACTCCCTGATCAACCACTGCCAAGATAAAAAACTGGATGAGAATGCAAACATCCTGCTTTCGGATCAGAAAATTGTCAGTATCGTCAGCGATCTTTTTGGAGCTG GTTTTGACACAGTCACCACTGCTCTCTCCTGGTCCCTCATGTATCTGGCGACGTTTCCAGAAATCCAGAAGAAAATGCAGGAAGAAATAG ACCAAACCATTGGCAGAGAAAGGAAGCCCAGGCTGTCAGATCGTTCCACGTTGCCCTACACAGAAGCTTTCATCCTGGAAATGTTTAGGCATTCCTCCTTCCTGCCTTTCACAATCCCTCACTG CACAACCAGGGACACAGCACTGAATGGCTTCTACATCCCGAAGGATCTCTGCATCTTCGTCAACCAGTGGCAAGTCAACCACGATCC GAAGCTTTGGCGAGATCCTTCTACCTTCAACCCAGAACGGTTTCTCACAGCTGACGGGACGGGAGTAAACCGAGCAGAGAGCGAAAAGGTTCTGACATTTGGTCTGGGCAAAAGGAGGTGCATTGGAGAGAACGTTGGCAAAGGAGAAGTCTTCCTTTTCTTGACCACCCTCGTTCAGAAGCTGGAGCTGAGTGTGTGCAGTGGGAAGACAGTGGACTTAACCCCACAGTATGGACTCACAATGAAACACAAGGAGTGTGAGCATTTCCAGATTAGACAGCGTTTCTAA